One genomic segment of Nitrospinaceae bacterium includes these proteins:
- a CDS encoding carboxymuconolactone decarboxylase family protein, with translation YIKNHIHQAFEHGATGQEILEAVELVIFPAGSPSFNAGIKALMAVIEERGENK, from the coding sequence CTACATCAAAAATCACATCCACCAGGCCTTCGAGCACGGCGCAACAGGACAAGAGATATTAGAGGCCGTGGAACTCGTAATATTCCCCGCCGGCTCGCCCTCGTTCAACGCAGGGATAAAAGCGCTAATGGCGGTGATCGAGGAGCGTGGGGAGAATAAATAA
- a CDS encoding cytochrome c encodes MICTKYSPRSLVGFFAGATLLTAALALPVPGGTQEVEVGDVMAKMEGAYSAVVKSLLLVPVQESGDEVPFPVVQQRLMEIAKIAKSLPEIENYKKDASFRNYSLKLEAEAGALSKLAAKKDPAASISALFRLQAACLACHEDFRF; translated from the coding sequence TTGATCTGTACGAAATACTCCCCGAGATCGCTCGTTGGGTTTTTTGCCGGGGCGACTTTGCTTACGGCGGCGCTGGCCTTGCCCGTGCCGGGCGGCACGCAAGAGGTTGAGGTGGGCGACGTGATGGCCAAGATGGAAGGGGCCTACAGTGCTGTGGTTAAATCCTTGCTGCTCGTTCCCGTTCAAGAGTCGGGAGATGAGGTGCCCTTTCCGGTTGTTCAACAGCGCCTCATGGAGATTGCCAAGATTGCCAAATCGCTTCCCGAAATCGAAAACTATAAAAAAGACGCTTCGTTTCGGAATTACTCATTGAAACTTGAGGCCGAGGCGGGGGCGCTCTCGAAACTTGCCGCGAAAAAAGATCCGGCCGCCTCCATCTCAGCGCTCTTTCGCCTTCAGGCTGCCTGTCTTGCCTGCCACGAAGATTTTCGGTTCTAA
- a CDS encoding trypsin-like peptidase domain-containing protein, whose protein sequence is MSAYKIRGHVLFLAATLLVGCASAPVSTEDRSPRPDGRYDNHAYLVDSSQMNLSRVVSSIVILVTRTKFRLPDGEEIEKELVGSGVVVGDRFILTVEHTVAQGTIKISTPVGVMKLQVKKLAEKTFLRHDGVEHPLRALVLSPEDDVALFEIPRGVNPPSFPYSLGNSDDLQVGNYIYAIGNPLNMGVNVREGIVSALRAPREVARVAAKNENAFMVSNGLSPGDSGTPVIAIRDGRFEMVGLSQGTFVGGGRLGWVIRINAIRLLINKARSMQKKEWAKTPTPVPLKIKNGWRPLSSLWGLVSMLP, encoded by the coding sequence ATGTCGGCCTACAAGATTCGTGGTCATGTTTTATTCCTCGCCGCTACACTCCTCGTGGGGTGTGCCTCCGCTCCGGTGAGCACCGAAGATAGGAGCCCTCGCCCGGACGGGCGCTACGATAACCATGCCTACCTGGTTGATTCCTCGCAGATGAATCTCTCGCGAGTGGTCTCCTCTATCGTGATTCTTGTTACGCGAACGAAATTCAGGCTTCCCGATGGCGAGGAAATCGAAAAAGAGCTTGTTGGGAGCGGTGTGGTTGTAGGCGACAGGTTCATACTCACGGTCGAGCATACAGTTGCTCAAGGTACCATCAAGATATCCACGCCCGTGGGTGTCATGAAACTACAGGTAAAAAAATTAGCGGAAAAAACTTTTTTGCGCCACGATGGAGTTGAGCATCCGCTTAGAGCACTTGTCCTGAGCCCCGAGGACGATGTGGCGCTATTTGAAATTCCGCGAGGTGTGAACCCGCCTTCGTTTCCTTACTCGCTCGGCAATAGTGACGATCTTCAGGTGGGCAACTACATTTATGCCATAGGCAATCCTCTGAACATGGGAGTGAACGTACGCGAGGGCATCGTCAGCGCTCTTCGTGCTCCTCGTGAAGTGGCGAGGGTGGCGGCTAAAAATGAGAACGCGTTTATGGTGAGCAACGGGCTCTCGCCGGGAGACAGTGGAACACCGGTCATCGCCATTCGCGACGGTCGCTTCGAGATGGTCGGCCTCTCGCAGGGCACCTTTGTTGGCGGCGGGCGGTTGGGCTGGGTCATCCGCATCAATGCTATCCGATTGTTGATAAACAAAGCGCGCTCGATGCAAAAAAAAGAATGGGCCAAGACTCCTACGCCTGTGCCGCTTAAGATCAAAAATGGGTGGCGACCCCTCAGCTCCCTCTGGGGACTGGTTAGTATGCTTCCCTGA